A stretch of Desulfobacter hydrogenophilus DNA encodes these proteins:
- a CDS encoding DNA methylase — MERLLELETLIGRNQECFYKIGQALKEIRENRLYKQALFESFEAYTRARWDMGKAHAYRLIRAYEVIYNLSPIGDKLPANESQIRPLTQMDSIEQRRIWRAIINSGMELTARNIKKFIEDQKTAPVSKPDLTDRITHEYMAVVKAMLEQVRVAQHDHWQKTSRQAALLWHRVIYEKIVSKGADNG, encoded by the coding sequence ATGGAACGGCTGCTTGAGCTTGAAACCCTGATTGGTCGAAATCAAGAATGTTTTTACAAAATCGGCCAAGCCTTGAAAGAAATTCGTGAGAATCGTTTGTACAAGCAGGCTCTGTTTGAGTCATTTGAGGCATATACCAGGGCACGGTGGGATATGGGCAAAGCCCATGCTTACCGGCTGATTCGAGCCTATGAAGTAATTTACAACCTGTCTCCAATTGGAGACAAACTGCCGGCCAACGAATCCCAGATCCGCCCCCTTACTCAAATGGATTCCATAGAACAACGCCGTATCTGGAGGGCGATTATAAACAGTGGCATGGAACTGACCGCACGAAATATCAAAAAATTTATTGAGGACCAGAAAACGGCTCCGGTAAGTAAACCGGATCTGACAGATCGAATTACCCATGAATACATGGCTGTTGTAAAGGCAATGCTTGAACAGGTCCGTGTGGCTCAGCATGATCATTGGCAGAAGACCTCCCGCCAGGCAGCATTGTTGTGGCATCGGGTCATATACGAAAAGATTGTATCAAAGGGGGCAGATAATGGATGA
- the cas2 gene encoding CRISPR-associated endonuclease Cas2 yields the protein MHTPSSKQLVVVAYDISSNKRRNTLVKLLRGYGVRVNYSVFECRIGKAGLSALKMRIDEIQIM from the coding sequence ATGCATACACCATCCTCAAAACAGCTTGTGGTGGTCGCCTATGACATCAGCAGCAACAAAAGACGCAATACCCTTGTTAAGCTGCTCAGGGGATATGGTGTCCGTGTCAACTATTCGGTTTTTGAATGCCGTATCGGGAAAGCCGGGCTATCCGCTTTGAAGATGAGGATTGATGAGATTCAAATAATGTAA
- the cmr6 gene encoding type III-B CRISPR module RAMP protein Cmr6: MIPAIREDVRRISEAGYGIPQGQFDNKSLMFNRLCKKIDEPRLKETKAKKDALLGLESGYTEGCRQLYRLALNNWRAFLSGQQDVILFEMRNISPLIVGKGDQNVHEFGMTFQPPWATPVIPGSAVKGVVSTFAHEAADQNWSKSFSPESYSGAYSLVMFGGANEQGNQFAGAVDFLDAWWIPDTRTPFAEDIISAHNRSWYQADDKHALDNWPDGMDNPVPFPFATIKPGQRFLFAVRGPGIWAELAKKIIVEAGVQNGFGAKTRAGYGLFEYLPADEEVAADISDMSDDQLLDVYKEKGNSAAPILQDAFRKKANQINYSKALEPLLKKYCPGMVMRNKLEQGSLKNLKQVKNIYDQHKSAFDLEPIKTSNSDIQKIFNICMRFENELKKMPPEAWVWQFAPSAKDFLEGKDADQLNDFIENYDQAHPAVKDFRPAIEELELEEEEKELLLMAIDEKIEKMT; this comes from the coding sequence ATGATCCCGGCAATCCGTGAAGATGTTCGTCGGATTAGTGAAGCAGGCTACGGCATACCCCAGGGACAGTTTGACAATAAGTCTTTGATGTTTAACCGGCTTTGCAAAAAAATTGATGAACCACGACTTAAGGAAACCAAAGCGAAAAAGGATGCTTTGCTGGGTCTGGAGTCAGGGTATACCGAAGGATGTCGGCAGCTTTACAGGCTGGCATTAAACAATTGGCGCGCATTTCTATCCGGCCAGCAGGATGTAATCCTGTTTGAGATGCGCAATATAAGTCCGCTGATTGTGGGTAAAGGGGATCAGAACGTTCATGAGTTTGGTATGACATTCCAGCCGCCCTGGGCCACACCGGTTATCCCGGGATCTGCAGTTAAAGGCGTTGTCTCCACATTTGCCCATGAAGCCGCAGACCAAAATTGGAGCAAATCCTTTAGCCCGGAGTCATATTCCGGCGCATATAGTCTTGTGATGTTCGGAGGTGCCAATGAACAGGGAAATCAATTTGCCGGTGCGGTTGATTTCCTGGACGCCTGGTGGATACCGGATACCCGAACGCCTTTTGCTGAGGATATCATTAGTGCTCATAACCGATCCTGGTATCAGGCCGACGATAAGCATGCCCTGGACAACTGGCCGGATGGGATGGATAACCCGGTGCCATTTCCTTTTGCAACCATCAAGCCCGGGCAACGGTTTCTGTTTGCTGTACGCGGTCCTGGTATATGGGCCGAGCTCGCCAAAAAGATAATTGTTGAAGCAGGCGTCCAAAACGGATTTGGCGCCAAAACTCGGGCTGGTTACGGTCTGTTTGAGTATCTTCCTGCGGATGAGGAAGTTGCTGCAGATATTTCGGATATGTCAGATGATCAGCTGTTGGATGTATATAAAGAAAAAGGAAACTCGGCCGCTCCGATTCTCCAGGATGCGTTTCGCAAAAAAGCAAACCAGATTAACTATTCAAAAGCTCTTGAGCCGTTATTAAAAAAATATTGCCCTGGGATGGTAATGCGGAACAAGCTGGAACAAGGTTCATTAAAAAATTTAAAGCAGGTAAAAAACATTTATGATCAGCACAAAAGCGCCTTTGATTTAGAACCAATTAAAACAAGCAATTCAGATATTCAAAAAATTTTCAACATCTGCATGCGATTTGAAAATGAGCTTAAAAAAATGCCGCCAGAGGCCTGGGTATGGCAGTTTGCTCCAAGCGCGAAAGATTTTCTTGAAGGAAAAGACGCTGACCAATTGAATGATTTTATCGAAAATTATGATCAGGCTCATCCGGCTGTGAAAGATTTTCGTCCGGCCATAGAGGAACTGGAGTTGGAGGAGGAGGAAAAAGAACTGCTTCTCATGGCCATTGATGAGAAAATTGAAAAAATGACGTAA
- a CDS encoding transposase has product MKIRNEADVLINKLLPFVEKYTDSLNTELTQSSPGMTLSKSQKFWLGFCITGIILTSSINWAAFSRISVGLYKTTALSWMFRHSKIAWEHLFHLSLKIIFKVYGITKGVVSIDDSDKKRSKCTTKIFGVHKIKDKSTGGFCMGQGLVFLVLITPKLSFPIGYAFHIPDPKISEWTKEDKRLKKAGVPKSERPKKPVRSEEYPTIPMIAKALLKIFVEKHPEIKIEAIVADALYGNAEFMDEASKIAGNAQVISQIRYNQNILLKSDKKSVETYFKNIQPIQKTIHVRGGKEVVVLIKSARIHVCAHKKKRFVIAIKYIGEKDYRYLAASDLTWRYPDIIDAFTLRWLVEVFIQDHKTNEGWGNLTKQPDEDGSYRSLTLSLLVDHCLLLHPDQVASINNKLHARTVGSLCDTVKVDCILSFVEQIIHSDDPESHFKQISVFLKEHFVKANDSQKHMNLNSWGNYQSAPSLKYKAFC; this is encoded by the coding sequence ATGAAAATAAGGAATGAGGCGGATGTGTTAATAAATAAGCTGTTGCCGTTTGTTGAAAAGTATACTGATTCACTGAATACTGAATTAACACAGTCATCCCCAGGAATGACCTTAAGCAAATCACAAAAATTCTGGCTGGGTTTCTGCATCACTGGAATCATCTTGACCAGCAGCATCAATTGGGCTGCTTTTTCACGTATCAGTGTGGGATTGTATAAAACTACAGCTCTTTCCTGGATGTTTCGCCATTCTAAAATTGCTTGGGAGCATCTGTTTCATCTCAGCCTTAAAATTATTTTCAAAGTATATGGCATTACCAAAGGTGTTGTCAGTATTGATGATTCCGATAAAAAGCGTAGTAAATGCACAACAAAAATTTTTGGAGTCCACAAAATAAAAGACAAATCAACGGGTGGTTTTTGCATGGGGCAAGGCTTAGTATTTTTGGTGTTGATAACACCAAAACTCAGCTTTCCAATTGGCTACGCCTTTCATATTCCTGATCCAAAAATCAGCGAATGGACCAAGGAGGATAAAAGATTAAAAAAGGCTGGCGTACCAAAATCAGAACGCCCAAAAAAACCGGTGCGCTCAGAAGAATATCCTACCATTCCAATGATTGCCAAGGCTCTTTTAAAAATATTTGTAGAGAAACACCCGGAAATAAAAATAGAAGCGATTGTTGCAGATGCCTTATATGGGAATGCTGAGTTCATGGATGAAGCGTCTAAAATTGCAGGAAACGCCCAAGTTATCAGCCAAATAAGGTACAATCAAAATATTTTACTCAAGAGCGATAAAAAATCAGTTGAAACATATTTTAAAAATATTCAACCAATTCAAAAGACCATACATGTACGTGGAGGTAAAGAGGTTGTTGTACTCATTAAAAGTGCCAGAATACATGTGTGTGCTCATAAGAAAAAAAGATTTGTCATTGCAATAAAATACATTGGAGAAAAGGACTATCGGTATCTTGCCGCTTCGGATCTGACCTGGCGATATCCTGATATCATAGACGCATTTACACTCAGATGGTTAGTAGAGGTTTTTATTCAAGACCATAAGACGAATGAAGGCTGGGGAAATTTGACCAAACAACCTGATGAAGACGGGTCTTACAGAAGTTTGACCCTGAGTCTGTTGGTTGATCATTGTCTCCTGCTTCATCCTGACCAGGTGGCCTCGATAAATAACAAACTGCACGCAAGAACTGTTGGCAGCCTATGTGACACCGTCAAAGTTGACTGCATCTTATCCTTTGTCGAACAAATCATTCATAGTGATGACCCAGAATCCCATTTCAAGCAGATCTCGGTATTTTTAAAAGAGCATTTTGTAAAGGCAAACGATTCTCAAAAGCACATGAATCTAAATTCTTGGGGGAATTATCAATCCGCCCCATCATTAAAATACAAAGCATTCTGTTAG
- the cmr5 gene encoding type III-B CRISPR module-associated protein Cmr5: MQTNDQRYSNEVFQTVQAMVEDQQAGKYKTICKKAGSLVRNLGLMQALAFMKARGQRDSEVHHHTLLDHLRTELINLGCIPAGTTDLPDHIRTVSLSSYMIHTRQVLLLLNWHKRLADTLISQEE, translated from the coding sequence ATGCAGACCAATGACCAGCGATATTCTAATGAGGTCTTCCAGACGGTTCAGGCCATGGTGGAAGACCAGCAGGCGGGAAAGTATAAGACCATTTGTAAAAAAGCAGGAAGTCTTGTGCGAAATTTAGGACTTATGCAAGCACTGGCATTCATGAAAGCCCGGGGGCAAAGGGATAGCGAGGTTCACCACCACACCTTGCTTGATCATCTACGCACCGAACTGATTAACCTTGGCTGCATTCCGGCAGGCACAACCGACCTGCCGGACCATATCCGAACGGTTTCCTTATCCAGCTACATGATACACACCCGTCAGGTACTGCTGCTGTTAAACTGGCATAAGCGATTGGCTGACACATTGATTTCACAGGAGGAATAA
- the csx2 gene encoding TIGR02221 family CRISPR-associated protein codes for MGKIFISFLGTNNYKYCNYYFNDNESDAVKNVRFVQEALLKRHCSAWGKDDRALIFLTPEAETRNWQENDIKGKRVYGLDHHLSQLGLSLSIEPIKDIPMGYNESQIWQLFDLIIGEINEGDEIHLDITHGFRSLPMLGLVLVNYLKVTKEISVGGIYYGAFEKLGPGYEIENIPIEERNAPILNLTSFHILQDWVMGADNFINYGITGKIEQAISEEIKPVLKETRGQDPKAAALKKFNNQLKKIPADFQTVRGKEIIEGTDIQNLKEQIKNIKQYEQKAPLRNILDKISGKLAGFKENSVENGFAGVQWCIDHGMIQQGVTLLQENTITWVQTALKRNYTGPLNLGDYRDKDMRALVSQSFTILGNRIIKKKWIKPSKKYPDDATYIQNFIKKTGLLSAYASLSEYRNDINHGGVTIKKNKDGCILKTPFKSHEFKQVLEKRYQELMEKITTYESTRQEGI; via the coding sequence ATGGGAAAAATATTTATCAGTTTTCTTGGAACCAATAATTATAAATACTGCAATTATTATTTTAACGATAATGAATCAGATGCTGTTAAAAACGTACGATTCGTTCAGGAAGCCTTGCTGAAAAGGCATTGTTCAGCTTGGGGGAAAGATGACCGTGCCCTGATTTTTCTGACACCCGAGGCGGAGACACGCAACTGGCAGGAAAACGATATCAAAGGAAAGCGCGTATACGGCCTTGACCATCACCTGTCGCAATTAGGACTTTCTCTTTCCATAGAACCCATAAAAGATATTCCCATGGGTTACAATGAATCTCAGATATGGCAACTGTTTGATCTGATCATTGGGGAAATCAATGAAGGGGATGAAATCCACCTTGACATTACCCACGGATTTCGTTCCCTGCCCATGCTTGGTCTGGTACTGGTCAATTATCTGAAAGTGACCAAAGAAATCAGCGTTGGAGGAATTTATTACGGGGCTTTTGAAAAGTTGGGGCCAGGCTATGAAATAGAAAACATTCCAATAGAAGAAAGGAATGCACCGATTCTGAACCTGACTTCTTTTCATATTTTGCAGGACTGGGTTATGGGGGCTGACAATTTTATCAACTACGGCATTACCGGCAAAATTGAACAGGCAATTTCAGAAGAGATTAAACCCGTTTTGAAAGAAACACGAGGCCAGGATCCTAAAGCCGCAGCGCTAAAAAAATTTAACAATCAACTAAAAAAAATTCCAGCCGATTTCCAAACTGTCAGGGGAAAAGAAATAATTGAAGGCACCGACATCCAGAATTTAAAAGAGCAAATAAAAAATATTAAACAGTATGAACAAAAAGCCCCACTAAGAAACATTCTGGATAAAATCAGCGGTAAACTGGCAGGCTTTAAAGAAAATAGTGTTGAAAACGGTTTTGCAGGTGTTCAATGGTGCATTGATCACGGTATGATCCAGCAGGGGGTAACCCTGTTGCAGGAAAACACAATCACCTGGGTACAGACAGCATTAAAACGAAACTACACCGGCCCGCTTAACCTTGGGGATTATAGAGATAAGGATATGAGAGCGCTTGTTTCCCAATCTTTTACAATTCTGGGGAATAGGATAATAAAAAAAAAGTGGATAAAACCTTCAAAAAAGTATCCTGATGATGCAACGTATATTCAAAATTTTATTAAAAAAACAGGGTTACTCAGCGCTTACGCTAGTCTGTCCGAGTATCGAAACGATATCAATCATGGTGGGGTCACCATAAAAAAGAATAAAGATGGATGTATCCTGAAAACGCCTTTTAAGAGCCATGAATTCAAGCAAGTTCTGGAAAAAAGATACCAGGAACTGATGGAAAAAATAACAACCTATGAATCGACCCGGCAGGAAGGCATATAA
- a CDS encoding CHC2 zinc finger domain-containing protein, producing the protein MKNRFSSRQLFELRNNIPVDVLIRDHLQILSKIRDGYFRFLCPLCNEFQTAVNPATNLARCFRCEKNFNTIDLVMKIKGYGFRDSVLFLKQINTVPQVQAAKLTALAAMVGRPMPGGQ; encoded by the coding sequence GTGAAAAACAGATTTTCATCCCGGCAATTATTTGAACTGAGAAACAATATCCCTGTAGATGTGTTGATCAGGGACCATTTACAGATTCTATCCAAGATTAGAGATGGTTATTTTCGTTTTCTATGCCCTTTGTGCAATGAATTTCAAACCGCTGTAAATCCAGCCACGAACCTGGCCAGGTGCTTCAGATGCGAAAAAAATTTTAATACCATTGACCTTGTCATGAAAATCAAGGGCTATGGATTTAGGGATAGTGTCTTGTTTTTGAAACAAATAAATACTGTACCCCAGGTTCAGGCCGCAAAATTGACGGCCCTTGCCGCTATGGTCGGCAGGCCTATGCCGGGAGGGCAGTGA
- the cas1 gene encoding CRISPR-associated endonuclease Cas1 codes for MTASILDAFLDESNLLNAFRRVRQKGSRGGIDNVSVDAFEKDLKKNLRRLRQDIIEGGYTPEPVAEIRTPKFNEKKEWRHLGLPTVADKIIQKALLTVVEPLAEKLFLDTSYAYRKDKGHYRAIRRVEHNLNAGKRQWVVRQDVDDFFDRLNHDHLISLFSDLVGHEKTLVTLVALWCRSGIIAKGGKWKDVEAGVRQGQVISPLLANLYLHELDVFVKENQWGWVRYADDYILQCASKDQALEADLAVKDYLSRKLSLQLNENKSPVASLEQGFDFLGIHFKGTTRSISEKKRNRINSKLGFLLSPKSSLSLDEVFVRLGQAVKGWQFHYGFLGSGEQFQFIEQKIITLLGWLVQCRIKQGKWPRKPPPHLRLPLPASQFLLSEKEKKKQLLAIWEEGQAALKSEKPIQQADQKAGVKRRQFKRKQAAGGELFILSPGHFVGIQSNRIVVRQKQKIVSEIPVSELKGITVAEQGLSVSTNVLHHCAVKDIPFHIIDGFGNITAVLQHPAGARAEIVQKQVALRDDKQGLHLARMFILGKTKNQLALLKSYGKYKKRNNGYKEAFEKEKEQLEQLTNKINSLNTDKEPGRFRNGLMGLEGNFASKYWHLISYVLPGNFEFAGRKRKGAGDPVNSLLNYGYGILYSQALYAVVKAGLNPTAGFLHSYQPGKPVLIYDLIEEFRAPVVDRTVISMLNRGGKIEQQKDGFLTKACCKKLAGATMTRLGTEVVHKGRKDTLQNILFQQAVTLREYLHGKKKYKPYLSRW; via the coding sequence ATGACGGCTTCCATTCTTGATGCCTTTCTGGATGAATCCAACCTGCTCAATGCCTTCCGCCGGGTCAGGCAAAAAGGCTCCCGGGGCGGCATAGATAACGTGTCTGTTGATGCATTTGAAAAGGACCTTAAAAAGAACCTTCGTCGCCTCCGGCAAGATATTATAGAGGGCGGATATACCCCTGAACCGGTTGCGGAAATCCGGACCCCGAAATTTAATGAAAAAAAAGAGTGGCGTCATCTTGGGTTACCCACGGTTGCCGATAAAATTATACAAAAAGCACTGCTTACGGTTGTGGAACCCCTGGCGGAAAAACTGTTTCTGGACACCAGCTATGCCTATCGAAAAGACAAAGGGCATTACCGGGCCATCCGGCGGGTGGAGCATAATCTCAACGCCGGGAAACGCCAGTGGGTCGTGCGACAGGATGTTGATGATTTTTTTGACCGGTTGAATCACGACCATCTTATTTCATTATTCAGTGACCTGGTGGGCCATGAGAAAACCCTGGTGACCCTGGTGGCGCTCTGGTGCCGTTCCGGCATTATCGCCAAAGGGGGAAAATGGAAGGATGTTGAAGCCGGTGTCCGGCAGGGACAGGTCATCTCACCGCTGCTGGCCAATCTTTATCTTCATGAACTTGATGTTTTTGTTAAAGAAAACCAGTGGGGGTGGGTTCGATATGCTGATGATTATATTCTGCAATGCGCGAGCAAAGATCAGGCCCTGGAAGCGGATTTGGCAGTCAAAGATTATCTTTCCCGCAAATTGTCACTGCAGCTCAATGAGAATAAGTCACCCGTGGCAAGTCTTGAACAAGGGTTTGATTTCCTTGGCATCCATTTTAAAGGAACCACCAGGAGCATCAGCGAAAAAAAGCGGAATAGAATAAACAGCAAACTCGGCTTCCTGCTCTCCCCGAAAAGCAGCCTTAGCCTGGATGAGGTCTTTGTCCGTCTTGGTCAGGCCGTTAAAGGCTGGCAGTTTCATTATGGGTTCCTCGGTTCCGGGGAACAGTTTCAATTCATTGAACAAAAGATCATTACTTTACTTGGCTGGCTTGTACAGTGCCGGATAAAACAGGGAAAATGGCCCCGGAAACCACCGCCTCATCTGCGGCTTCCCTTGCCCGCATCACAGTTTCTTCTTTCCGAAAAAGAAAAAAAGAAACAATTACTGGCCATCTGGGAAGAGGGTCAGGCTGCGCTGAAATCAGAAAAACCCATCCAGCAGGCAGATCAGAAAGCAGGTGTTAAAAGAAGACAGTTTAAGCGGAAGCAAGCTGCCGGCGGGGAGCTTTTTATCCTCAGTCCGGGCCATTTTGTCGGTATTCAGTCCAATCGTATCGTTGTCCGGCAGAAACAGAAAATCGTTTCCGAAATACCGGTTTCGGAACTGAAAGGCATTACCGTTGCTGAACAGGGGCTCTCAGTTTCAACCAATGTACTGCACCATTGCGCGGTAAAGGATATCCCATTTCATATCATTGACGGTTTTGGCAACATAACGGCTGTTTTACAGCATCCGGCAGGTGCCAGGGCGGAAATTGTTCAAAAACAGGTGGCTCTCAGGGATGATAAACAAGGCTTGCACCTGGCCCGGATGTTCATTTTAGGGAAAACCAAAAATCAACTGGCGCTGCTGAAGTCATACGGAAAGTATAAAAAAAGGAATAATGGGTACAAAGAGGCCTTTGAAAAGGAAAAGGAACAACTGGAGCAGCTGACCAATAAAATTAATTCGCTGAATACGGACAAAGAGCCCGGACGTTTCAGAAACGGGCTTATGGGACTGGAGGGAAATTTTGCATCCAAATACTGGCACCTTATCTCTTATGTCCTTCCCGGGAATTTTGAATTTGCAGGCCGCAAAAGAAAAGGAGCCGGGGATCCGGTCAATTCACTGCTCAATTATGGATATGGTATTCTTTATTCCCAGGCATTATATGCTGTTGTTAAAGCCGGGCTCAATCCCACGGCAGGTTTTCTGCATTCGTACCAGCCGGGTAAACCTGTTCTGATCTATGATCTGATTGAAGAGTTCCGGGCGCCTGTTGTGGACCGGACAGTTATCAGCATGCTGAACAGGGGCGGGAAAATTGAACAACAAAAAGACGGTTTTTTGACCAAAGCGTGCTGTAAAAAGTTGGCGGGGGCCACCATGACCCGGCTGGGTACGGAGGTGGTTCATAAAGGCCGTAAAGATACCCTGCAAAATATTCTGTTTCAACAGGCCGTGACACTCCGGGAGTACCTGCATGGTAAGAAAAAATATAAACCATACCTTAGTCGCTGGTAA
- a CDS encoding integrase has product MDDLTIDDRFHLLLHKKIMNKTGSTKRRSKKYYKDQYKKTGIIPAPLLLVEKGIMEGRKCSGRPRAIDEQTKRRFIEMVKASCDPSSQGFIFITRKARTIKNYHHWLEQELGRTISLPALRRCVKRENLKFYLEKEDKQDQVPVMHAFKSVPVFALIQVDGCKFQYLRIRDEHGNWQKPQVIEIFDTASRKMFILDFYFTESSLNSVDLFTRFLLSTPLPLQKIGIRPDQAKGFLNLKRPINAINLKHSTPQGFYLAPDFSKAYSPKDKAHLESSHRSLHNFEIRIIKAFEDRIVKTVTEYDFKRGRKEKITVTLLDISLQELRSSTMLSEYRNEHNHTQHYFTEDGVVSAWVPAQKFDDFLSNQADTLNFTPDQVQEYMKYGYRKIKATVSKTRTIRHDKRDYYVTRGADKFSKHKSTPVKISKYKDKLFIFEQGEDGILLGEAIAKKPFDRPPAPEPSPVPPDELDTIIALLEKHNMAVDRPVLVDVFHKGLTLARAEQVLDHNQSRYADYTKKINQPDDRKNQALFNAFMLDCQKSLNTNHVAIYASHGDIT; this is encoded by the coding sequence ATGGATGACCTGACTATTGATGACCGCTTTCATTTACTGCTGCACAAAAAAATCATGAATAAAACCGGATCTACCAAGAGACGGTCCAAAAAATATTACAAGGACCAGTACAAGAAAACCGGAATTATCCCGGCGCCCCTTTTACTGGTTGAAAAAGGAATTATGGAAGGCCGTAAGTGCAGCGGACGGCCCAGAGCAATAGATGAGCAAACCAAAAGACGGTTTATTGAGATGGTCAAGGCGTCATGCGACCCCTCATCCCAGGGATTCATTTTTATCACCCGGAAAGCCAGAACCATTAAAAATTATCATCACTGGCTTGAACAAGAGCTGGGCAGAACCATCAGTCTTCCGGCACTTCGGCGATGTGTCAAAAGGGAAAATCTCAAATTTTACCTGGAAAAAGAGGATAAGCAGGATCAGGTCCCGGTAATGCATGCCTTCAAGTCGGTGCCGGTATTTGCTTTGATCCAGGTTGACGGCTGTAAATTTCAATATTTAAGGATCAGAGATGAACACGGTAACTGGCAAAAACCACAGGTAATTGAAATATTTGATACCGCTTCCAGGAAAATGTTTATTCTGGACTTTTATTTTACCGAAAGCAGCCTGAACTCTGTGGATCTTTTTACCCGTTTTTTGTTGAGTACCCCTTTGCCTTTGCAAAAAATTGGTATCAGACCTGACCAGGCAAAAGGATTTTTAAATCTAAAACGCCCCATCAATGCCATTAACCTGAAGCATTCTACACCGCAAGGCTTCTATTTGGCACCGGATTTTTCAAAGGCGTATTCACCCAAAGATAAGGCACATCTAGAATCTTCACACCGGAGCCTGCACAATTTTGAAATACGTATTATCAAAGCCTTTGAGGACAGGATTGTGAAAACCGTTACCGAATATGACTTCAAGCGGGGAAGAAAGGAAAAAATTACTGTAACCCTTCTTGATATAAGCCTTCAGGAACTAAGGAGCAGCACTATGCTCAGCGAATATCGTAACGAACATAATCATACACAACATTATTTTACCGAAGACGGGGTGGTCAGTGCCTGGGTGCCGGCACAGAAATTTGATGATTTTTTATCAAACCAGGCAGATACCCTGAATTTTACCCCGGACCAGGTTCAGGAATATATGAAATACGGCTACAGGAAAATCAAAGCCACCGTATCCAAAACCAGGACCATCCGCCATGACAAGCGCGATTATTATGTGACCCGTGGTGCAGATAAGTTCAGCAAACATAAAAGCACACCGGTGAAAATATCCAAATACAAGGACAAGCTTTTTATTTTTGAGCAGGGTGAAGACGGTATACTGTTGGGCGAAGCCATTGCAAAAAAGCCGTTTGACAGACCGCCGGCACCAGAACCTTCGCCTGTGCCGCCTGATGAACTTGACACCATTATCGCTCTTTTAGAAAAGCACAATATGGCCGTTGACCGGCCTGTTTTAGTCGACGTTTTTCATAAGGGCCTCACCCTGGCCCGGGCGGAACAAGTGCTTGATCATAATCAATCAAGGTACGCGGATTACACAAAAAAGATAAACCAGCCGGATGACCGTAAAAATCAGGCCCTGTTCAATGCATTTATGCTTGATTGCCAAAAATCGTTAAATACGAACCATGTAGCCATTTATGCATCCCATGGAGACATAACATGA
- a CDS encoding ATP-binding protein, whose amino-acid sequence MKEDFISDKRRVSYLAATYNRIYRGQSVLMEGDFGAGKTRFLKLLHPKKLHAVWVESLFNIHETLAAILKELNYEATATYRRTPQYLKMICNLSNCFIIIDEANDLDTRVWPYLKRIIDAGVPIVFAGLPNVRTYLSRNHPDILSRLKTLILYPIEVEDFIEKYKDIQQEAVEQIYMSVKGDMRKFKEICTDCRDRAKELNHQFVDINLALEFISDLPPQ is encoded by the coding sequence ATGAAAGAGGATTTTATCAGTGATAAACGAAGGGTCTCATACTTGGCTGCCACTTATAACCGGATCTACAGAGGCCAAAGCGTGCTCATGGAGGGTGATTTTGGTGCAGGAAAAACTCGGTTTTTAAAATTGCTGCATCCCAAAAAGCTCCATGCTGTATGGGTTGAGTCTCTGTTCAACATACATGAAACCCTGGCCGCGATACTTAAGGAATTAAATTATGAGGCCACCGCCACCTACCGCCGAACTCCCCAGTACCTGAAAATGATCTGTAATCTCTCCAATTGTTTTATCATTATAGATGAGGCCAATGACTTGGACACCCGGGTTTGGCCATATCTTAAACGGATTATTGATGCCGGGGTTCCCATCGTATTTGCAGGACTTCCGAATGTGAGAACTTATTTGAGCCGGAACCATCCTGATATACTCAGCCGGTTGAAAACCCTGATTTTGTATCCCATAGAGGTCGAGGACTTCATTGAAAAATACAAAGATATCCAGCAGGAAGCCGTTGAACAGATTTATATGTCCGTTAAGGGCGATATGCGCAAATTTAAAGAAATCTGTACAGACTGCCGGGACAGGGCAAAGGAGTTAAACCACCAATTTGTTGATATTAATCTTGCCCTGGAATTTATATCAGATCTCCCTCCTCAATAA
- the cas2 gene encoding CRISPR-associated endonuclease Cas2, which yields MFFLVCFDIVDNRFRYRVVKILKGYGTRVQKSAFECANMNEYKFTSYATFNIWFL from the coding sequence ATGTTTTTCCTGGTCTGCTTTGATATTGTTGACAACCGGTTCCGGTACAGGGTAGTGAAAATCCTGAAAGGATACGGAACCCGGGTCCAGAAATCCGCGTTTGAATGCGCCAACATGAACGAATACAAATTCACGTCATATGCAACTTTTAATATCTGGTTTCTGTAA